In one window of Vibrio pelagius DNA:
- a CDS encoding S-(hydroxymethyl)glutathione dehydrogenase/class III alcohol dehydrogenase — protein sequence MTIEIKPGQTHIQSKAMVAWKAGEPLKRETVDVELPKAGEVLVRIVATGVCHTDAFTLSGDDPEGIFPSILGHEGGGIVEMVGEGVTSVEVGDHVIPLYTAECGECKFCKSGKTNLCQAVRETQGKGLMPDGTSRFSINGETIYHYMGCSTFSEYTVLPEISLAKVNKEAPLEEVCLLGCGVTTGMGAVLNTAKVEKGDNVAVFGLGGIGLSAIIGARMAGANRIIGVDINESKFELAKQLGATDCINPMNFDKPIQDVIVEMTDGGVEYSFECIGNVNVMRQALECCHKGWGESVIIGVAGAGQEISTRPFQLVTGRVWRGSAFGGVKGRSELPEIVNRYMAGEFGLQEFITHTMSLDEVNDAFDLMHKGESIRTVLHMDR from the coding sequence ATGACTATCGAAATCAAACCTGGTCAAACTCATATTCAATCTAAAGCTATGGTCGCTTGGAAAGCAGGTGAGCCGCTAAAACGCGAAACTGTTGATGTTGAACTGCCAAAGGCAGGCGAAGTTCTTGTTCGTATCGTTGCTACTGGTGTTTGTCACACTGACGCATTCACACTATCAGGTGACGATCCAGAAGGTATCTTCCCTTCTATCCTTGGTCACGAAGGTGGAGGTATCGTTGAAATGGTTGGCGAAGGCGTAACAAGCGTTGAAGTTGGTGACCACGTTATCCCACTTTACACAGCAGAATGTGGCGAGTGTAAGTTCTGTAAGTCTGGTAAAACCAACCTTTGCCAAGCTGTTCGTGAAACTCAAGGTAAAGGTCTAATGCCAGATGGTACAAGCCGTTTCTCTATCAACGGTGAGACTATCTACCACTACATGGGTTGTTCTACTTTCTCTGAGTACACGGTTCTTCCTGAAATCTCACTGGCGAAAGTAAACAAAGAAGCGCCACTTGAAGAAGTTTGTCTTCTAGGTTGTGGTGTAACAACAGGTATGGGTGCGGTACTGAATACTGCGAAAGTTGAAAAAGGCGACAACGTGGCTGTATTCGGCCTAGGTGGTATCGGTCTTTCTGCAATCATTGGTGCTCGCATGGCTGGTGCTAACCGCATCATCGGTGTTGATATCAACGAGAGCAAATTTGAGCTAGCAAAACAGCTTGGCGCGACTGACTGCATCAACCCAATGAACTTCGACAAGCCAATCCAAGACGTTATCGTAGAGATGACAGATGGTGGTGTTGAGTACTCATTCGAGTGTATCGGTAACGTAAACGTGATGCGTCAAGCACTTGAGTGTTGTCACAAAGGTTGGGGCGAATCGGTAATCATCGGTGTTGCTGGCGCAGGCCAAGAGATCTCTACTCGTCCATTCCAACTCGTAACAGGTCGTGTATGGCGTGGTTCTGCTTTCGGTGGCGTTAAAGGTCGCTCTGAGCTTCCAGAAATCGTAAACCGTTACATGGCGGGTGAGTTTGGTCTTCAAGAGTTCATCACTCACACAATGAGCCTTGACGAAGTAAACGACGCATTCGACCTAATGCACAAAGGTGAGTCTATCCGTACTGTTCTACACATGGATAGATAA
- a CDS encoding DUF4144 domain-containing protein produces the protein MITWPAFIKLEGDHELFYTASLEQLQSESHDLIVGEQDCIVDAKGHAYSLLTYTTTELLERQQGTYSLEDVTQLIRAHEFHKVQVCLTKIHFVTIEEAIESLAFELG, from the coding sequence ATGATAACTTGGCCTGCGTTTATCAAATTAGAAGGCGATCACGAACTGTTTTACACCGCGTCGCTCGAACAACTGCAATCAGAGAGTCATGATCTCATCGTCGGTGAACAAGATTGTATTGTCGATGCCAAAGGGCATGCTTACTCCCTCCTCACCTACACCACAACTGAACTTCTAGAGCGCCAACAAGGTACATACTCTTTAGAAGATGTAACCCAACTGATTCGTGCCCATGAGTTTCACAAGGTTCAAGTGTGCTTGACCAAAATACATTTTGTTACCATCGAAGAGGCGATTGAGTCGCTCGCGTTTGAGCTAGGTTAA
- a CDS encoding anaerobic C4-dicarboxylate transporter yields MLYFEFLFLLVVLYIGSRYGGIGLGVVSGIGLVIEVFIFKMPPTSPPVTVMLIILAVVTCASILEAAGGLKYMLQVAERVLRKNPRRVTLIAPFVTYSMTFLLGTGHAVYSIMPIIGDVALKNGIRPERPMAAASVASQLAITASPISAAVVYYLAQLSDIQHSITLLSILLVTVPATLFGTLLLSLYSLKRGKELNDDPDYQARLKDPEWKKRIESTTATSLDEVLPTSARNAVLIFLLSIVVIVIVAMVPEIRTIVDGEKPIKMSVIIQMMMLCFGGIILLATKTDPRDVPNGVVFKSGMVAAIAIFGIAWMSDTYFQYAMPQFKSGIVEMVTNYPWTFALALFIVSVVVNSQAATARMMLPVGLGLGLDPALLIGLMPAVYGYFFIPNYPSDIATVNFDVSGTTKIGKWYFNHSFMSVGLIGVVGACCLGYVLAKVFIG; encoded by the coding sequence ATGTTGTATTTTGAGTTTCTATTTTTGTTAGTTGTCCTCTATATCGGTTCTCGATATGGCGGTATAGGTTTGGGTGTTGTTTCTGGTATTGGTTTGGTGATTGAGGTCTTCATTTTTAAGATGCCGCCAACCTCACCACCAGTCACGGTAATGCTGATTATTCTTGCTGTTGTGACCTGTGCTTCCATCTTAGAAGCCGCTGGTGGTTTGAAATACATGCTGCAAGTGGCGGAGAGGGTGTTAAGAAAGAACCCTAGACGCGTCACCTTGATAGCACCGTTTGTAACTTACTCGATGACATTCCTTTTAGGCACAGGCCATGCAGTTTACTCAATCATGCCTATCATCGGCGATGTCGCGCTTAAAAATGGTATCCGTCCAGAACGTCCAATGGCAGCCGCTTCAGTGGCTTCACAATTGGCGATTACCGCGTCTCCAATCTCAGCAGCCGTGGTTTACTACTTAGCGCAGCTGTCTGATATTCAGCACTCGATTACTTTATTGTCTATCTTGCTTGTAACTGTACCTGCAACGCTGTTTGGTACGTTGTTATTGTCTCTATACAGCTTGAAGCGCGGTAAAGAGCTCAATGACGATCCTGACTACCAAGCGCGACTAAAAGATCCAGAGTGGAAAAAGCGCATTGAAAGCACCACTGCGACTTCTTTAGATGAAGTGCTACCAACGTCGGCTCGTAATGCTGTATTGATCTTTCTACTTTCAATTGTGGTGATCGTTATTGTGGCGATGGTGCCAGAGATCAGAACCATAGTAGACGGTGAAAAGCCAATCAAGATGTCGGTGATCATCCAAATGATGATGCTCTGTTTCGGCGGTATCATTTTGCTGGCGACTAAAACCGATCCGCGTGACGTGCCAAATGGTGTGGTATTCAAATCAGGCATGGTGGCGGCGATAGCTATCTTTGGTATCGCTTGGATGTCAGATACTTACTTCCAATACGCCATGCCTCAGTTTAAGTCGGGCATCGTTGAGATGGTAACTAACTACCCATGGACGTTCGCACTGGCGTTATTCATTGTATCTGTAGTGGTGAACTCTCAAGCAGCAACCGCACGTATGATGCTGCCGGTAGGTCTTGGTCTAGGGTTAGACCCTGCGCTGCTTATTGGCTTGATGCCAGCAGTTTACGGCTACTTCTTCATTCCTAACTACCCATCAGATATCGCAACAGTGAACTTCGATGTTTCAGGCACTACCAAAATTGGCAAGTGGTACTTCAACCATTCATTCATGTCTGTCGGTTTGATTGGTGTGGTGGGTGCGTGTTGCTTAGGCTACGTGTTAGCTAAGGTGTTTATAGGCTGA
- a CDS encoding aldehyde dehydrogenase family protein, producing MIYAQPGSDNAVVNFKAQYDNFIGGEWVKPTSGEYFDNRSPVNGQVYCQVARSTEADISLALDAAHAARASWAATSVAERSNILLKIADRIEANLEEIAVAETWENGKPVRETLAADIPLVVDHFRYFAGCIRAQEGSAAELDSNTASYHFPEPIGVVGQIIPWNFPILMAAWKLAPALAAGCCVVMKPAEQTPTSILVLMEKIADLLPAGVVNIVNGFGSEAGQALATSDRIAKLAFTGSTEVGHHILKCAAESLIPSTVELGGKSPNIYFPDIFDHEDEYLDKCVEGMLLAFFNQGEVCTCPSRVLIHESVYDKFIAKVVERAQTIKQGNPLDTDTQVGAQASQEQFDKILSYLEIGRQEGAKVLTGGEIAQQPDDLGNGYYIQPTMLAGHNKMRVFQEEIFGPVIAVTTFKDEAEALAIANDTDYGLGAGVWTRDANLAYRMGRNIEAGRIWVNCYHAYPAHAAFGGYKKSGIGRETHKMMLDHYQNTKNLLISYDTNPLGFF from the coding sequence ATGATTTACGCACAGCCTGGCAGTGACAATGCAGTCGTCAATTTTAAGGCTCAGTACGATAACTTTATTGGAGGGGAGTGGGTCAAACCTACGTCTGGCGAATATTTTGATAATCGCTCACCGGTCAATGGACAAGTTTATTGCCAAGTAGCGCGCTCGACAGAAGCGGACATCTCGTTAGCACTAGACGCAGCACATGCAGCGCGTGCAAGTTGGGCGGCGACCAGTGTTGCTGAACGCTCGAATATCTTACTTAAAATTGCGGACCGAATTGAAGCGAACCTAGAAGAGATCGCGGTTGCTGAGACATGGGAAAACGGCAAACCAGTTCGTGAAACTCTGGCGGCAGACATCCCGTTAGTTGTGGATCACTTCCGTTACTTTGCGGGTTGTATTCGAGCGCAAGAAGGCAGTGCAGCGGAGCTTGATTCAAACACCGCTAGCTACCACTTCCCAGAGCCAATTGGCGTAGTCGGTCAGATCATTCCTTGGAACTTCCCAATCTTAATGGCGGCTTGGAAACTGGCTCCAGCACTCGCGGCAGGTTGTTGTGTGGTGATGAAACCTGCAGAGCAAACGCCGACTTCAATCTTAGTATTGATGGAAAAGATTGCAGATCTTCTACCTGCTGGCGTGGTTAACATTGTTAATGGTTTCGGTAGTGAAGCGGGGCAAGCCCTAGCGACGAGCGATCGCATTGCTAAGCTAGCATTTACAGGCTCGACTGAGGTTGGTCATCATATTCTAAAATGTGCGGCTGAAAGCTTGATCCCATCAACGGTAGAGCTGGGCGGTAAGTCTCCAAACATTTACTTCCCGGATATCTTTGATCATGAAGATGAGTATTTAGATAAGTGTGTTGAAGGTATGTTGCTGGCATTCTTTAACCAAGGTGAGGTGTGTACCTGTCCTTCACGTGTGCTGATCCACGAATCGGTATACGACAAGTTCATTGCGAAAGTGGTTGAGCGCGCTCAAACCATCAAGCAAGGAAACCCGCTCGATACCGACACTCAGGTAGGCGCACAAGCCTCTCAAGAGCAGTTCGATAAGATTCTTAGCTATCTAGAGATTGGCCGCCAAGAGGGTGCGAAAGTTCTCACTGGTGGTGAAATCGCGCAACAGCCAGATGATCTTGGTAACGGCTATTACATCCAGCCAACCATGCTGGCGGGCCACAACAAGATGCGTGTTTTCCAAGAGGAGATCTTTGGCCCTGTTATTGCGGTAACGACTTTTAAAGATGAAGCAGAGGCACTGGCGATCGCCAATGATACAGATTATGGCTTGGGTGCGGGTGTATGGACTCGTGATGCCAACCTTGCTTACCGCATGGGTCGTAACATCGAAGCGGGCCGTATTTGGGTGAACTGTTACCATGCTTACCCAGCACACGCGGCCTTTGGCGGTTACAAGAAATCAGGCATTGGTCGTGAGACGCATAAGATGATGCTTGATCACTACCAAAATACGAAGAACCTGCTAATTAGCTACGATACTAATCCGCTAGGCTTCTTCTAA
- the trpS gene encoding tryptophan--tRNA ligase: protein METNQYTDTKEIILTGDRATGPLHLGHYVGSLKQRVALQSQHEQTILVADMQGLTDNAHNPSKVSSNILNVVADYLAVGIDPSQTTICLQSQVPALAELTMYYSNLVSISRLERNPTVKSEIQNKGFERSIPAGFLTYPISQAADITGFNATLVPVGDDQLPMLEQTNEIVRKVNGLAGRTILNECRPLLSNAPRLPSTDGKNKMSKSMGNAINLGASEKEISKAVKSMYTDPNHLRVEDPGTVEGNVVFTYLDAFHPDRNYVEQLKEHYRRGGLGDGTTKKVLEECLQEMLRPIRVRRAEYLDDKAQLLEILSIGSQRSREKTAKVLFDVKDVFGLNIF, encoded by the coding sequence ATGGAAACCAACCAATACACTGATACAAAAGAAATTATCCTTACTGGGGACAGAGCCACAGGCCCTCTGCACTTAGGCCATTATGTGGGCTCACTCAAGCAGCGTGTGGCTTTGCAATCACAGCATGAGCAGACGATTCTGGTCGCAGACATGCAAGGCTTAACGGATAACGCGCACAACCCAAGTAAAGTCTCTTCCAACATCTTAAACGTGGTGGCTGATTATTTAGCTGTTGGCATTGACCCTTCTCAAACCACGATCTGCCTTCAGTCACAAGTTCCTGCGCTTGCAGAGCTGACCATGTACTACAGCAATCTTGTCTCAATCAGTCGATTAGAACGCAATCCTACAGTGAAAAGTGAGATTCAAAACAAGGGCTTTGAGCGATCTATTCCGGCAGGCTTCTTAACTTATCCTATCTCTCAAGCCGCCGACATTACGGGCTTTAACGCTACATTAGTGCCTGTTGGGGACGACCAGTTACCAATGTTAGAGCAAACCAATGAGATCGTGAGAAAGGTAAATGGTTTAGCTGGACGTACCATTTTGAATGAGTGCCGACCTCTGCTCAGTAATGCTCCGCGTTTACCCAGTACTGACGGTAAGAACAAGATGTCGAAGTCGATGGGCAATGCCATCAATTTAGGCGCAAGTGAGAAAGAGATCTCTAAAGCCGTAAAATCTATGTACACCGACCCAAATCATCTGAGAGTGGAGGACCCGGGTACCGTAGAAGGAAATGTGGTGTTCACTTACCTTGATGCGTTCCACCCAGATAGGAATTACGTTGAGCAGCTCAAAGAGCACTATCGACGTGGTGGGTTAGGTGATGGCACGACCAAGAAAGTCTTGGAAGAGTGTCTGCAAGAGATGCTTCGCCCAATCAGAGTACGTAGGGCCGAGTACCTTGATGACAAGGCTCAGCTATTGGAAATCTTATCTATTGGCAGCCAGCGTTCGAGAGAAAAAACAGCCAAAGTTCTGTTTGATGTGAAAGATGTCTTTGGGCTCAATATCTTCTGA
- a CDS encoding LysR family transcriptional regulator: MDIDALRGFLAFVETSSFTRAAKQINRTQSAFSAQMRKLEEELNVTLFQKEGRNLVLTEAGLALRSHAEQLVALHNTALKQVKCYENKQPLRLGCPEDYNDTLLPKFIEVLMEAEPTCSIQVFSQPSITLREWLDDGRLDAAIVTRAPDSEEGYWLANDVGVWIASQDFDFDAHESLPLALFQTDCKYHAAAVNGLTKQGTAYRLLACSNTASAQSAIVRVGLAVGAMGKLSVPPELKILENMPSLPAVEIALILGSQHHPLLDKDLLNRLGDLNLSH, translated from the coding sequence ATGGATATTGATGCGCTAAGGGGCTTTCTCGCCTTTGTCGAAACCAGCAGTTTCACCCGAGCTGCCAAACAGATAAACCGCACCCAGTCTGCATTTAGCGCTCAGATGCGCAAGTTAGAGGAAGAGCTCAACGTCACCTTGTTCCAAAAGGAGGGGCGAAATCTTGTGCTAACCGAAGCTGGTTTAGCACTGCGTTCTCATGCTGAACAACTCGTGGCATTACATAATACGGCGCTGAAACAGGTCAAATGTTACGAGAACAAGCAGCCGCTGCGACTGGGTTGCCCTGAAGACTACAACGACACTTTGCTGCCCAAGTTTATTGAGGTGTTGATGGAGGCAGAGCCCACTTGTTCGATTCAGGTATTCAGCCAACCAAGCATCACGCTACGTGAGTGGCTCGATGATGGACGACTCGACGCAGCGATTGTTACGCGTGCACCTGATAGCGAAGAGGGTTACTGGCTCGCCAATGATGTTGGGGTGTGGATAGCGAGCCAAGACTTTGATTTCGATGCTCATGAATCGCTGCCGTTGGCGCTGTTTCAAACCGATTGTAAGTACCACGCAGCCGCAGTGAATGGATTGACAAAACAAGGCACCGCCTATCGATTGCTAGCTTGCAGCAATACAGCATCGGCTCAGAGCGCCATCGTGAGAGTTGGCTTAGCTGTCGGGGCGATGGGTAAATTGAGCGTGCCACCGGAGCTTAAGATCCTTGAAAACATGCCCTCACTGCCTGCTGTAGAGATAGCGCTAATATTGGGATCGCAACATCACCCTCTGTTAGACAAAGATCTTTTAAATCGACTGGGCGATCTCAACCTCTCTCATTAA
- a CDS encoding NUDIX domain-containing protein produces MEFTLDKFNGIIIDPASVPHDANTFNAELKQITEFSKQNNKGIIWISLPISLSHLIPVATELGFVFHNCLEDEITLIHKSEIVEFVPFIPTHTLGAGALITNEHKQVLMIKEHGMTGYKLPGGHIELGEGIEESVVRETFEETGIEAKFVSVVGMATRHPYQFGKSNLYFVCHLVAQTQEIEIQDTNEIAEAKWVDIQEFINDMSNFPFNRHMVESLVGKRGLELTQLEGNQGPTYKPEIFFSKH; encoded by the coding sequence GTGGAATTTACGCTCGACAAATTTAACGGCATCATCATCGACCCAGCAAGCGTCCCTCATGATGCGAACACATTCAATGCCGAACTGAAACAGATCACTGAATTTTCAAAGCAAAATAACAAAGGCATTATTTGGATTAGTCTGCCTATTTCCCTGTCGCATCTTATCCCGGTAGCAACTGAATTAGGCTTTGTGTTCCACAACTGTTTAGAAGACGAGATTACGCTGATCCACAAATCCGAAATCGTCGAGTTTGTGCCTTTCATCCCTACCCATACTTTAGGCGCTGGCGCATTGATCACTAATGAGCACAAACAAGTGCTGATGATCAAAGAGCATGGCATGACAGGCTACAAATTACCTGGCGGCCACATTGAACTTGGCGAAGGTATTGAAGAGTCTGTGGTTAGAGAAACCTTTGAAGAGACGGGCATTGAAGCCAAGTTCGTTTCAGTGGTGGGCATGGCAACGCGCCACCCGTATCAGTTTGGCAAATCAAACCTCTACTTTGTTTGTCACCTGGTTGCTCAGACTCAAGAGATAGAGATTCAAGACACGAATGAAATAGCAGAAGCAAAATGGGTCGATATCCAAGAGTTCATCAACGATATGAGCAACTTCCCGTTCAACCGCCATATGGTTGAATCTTTGGTGGGCAAGCGAGGTTTGGAGCTGACTCAGCTAGAAGGCAACCAAGGGCCTACGTACAAACCTGAGATCTTCTTTTCAAAACACTAA
- the fghA gene encoding S-formylglutathione hydrolase, with the protein MTIENISQAKVAGGWHKQYTHFSATLNCNMRFAIFLPPNASKENPVPVLYWLSGLTCTDENFMQKAGAFKAAAEQGIAIVAPDTSPRGEDVADDEAYDMGQGAGFYLNATNAPWDAHYHMYDYVVTELPTLIESFFPVTPIKSISGHSMGGHGALTIGIKNQENYRSISAFSPISNPMQCPWGQKAFSQYLGLDIEEWRQYDASELLKTKGTVLPMLVDQGEADNFLVEQLKPEQLIEAAKVTNSDLDLRMQPGYDHSYYFISSFIDEHIEFHAAYLKQ; encoded by the coding sequence ATGACTATCGAAAATATTAGCCAAGCCAAGGTTGCTGGTGGTTGGCACAAGCAATACACACACTTCTCGGCAACGCTAAACTGCAATATGCGTTTCGCTATTTTCCTACCACCAAACGCAAGCAAAGAGAACCCAGTGCCTGTTCTATACTGGCTTTCAGGTCTGACTTGTACTGATGAAAACTTCATGCAGAAAGCAGGGGCATTTAAAGCGGCAGCAGAGCAAGGTATCGCAATCGTAGCGCCAGATACTAGCCCTCGTGGAGAAGATGTTGCTGATGACGAAGCGTACGACATGGGTCAAGGTGCCGGCTTCTACCTGAACGCAACAAACGCTCCGTGGGACGCACACTACCACATGTACGATTATGTGGTGACTGAGCTTCCAACGCTTATCGAGTCTTTCTTCCCTGTCACTCCGATTAAGTCTATCTCAGGTCACAGCATGGGGGGGCATGGAGCCTTAACCATTGGCATTAAAAACCAAGAGAACTACCGCTCTATCTCTGCATTTAGCCCGATTAGCAACCCAATGCAATGCCCTTGGGGACAAAAGGCATTTAGCCAGTACTTAGGATTAGACATTGAAGAGTGGCGCCAGTACGACGCATCTGAACTTCTAAAAACCAAGGGCACTGTTTTACCTATGTTGGTTGACCAAGGCGAGGCCGATAACTTCTTAGTCGAGCAGCTTAAGCCAGAACAGCTAATTGAAGCAGCGAAAGTGACAAACTCGGATTTGGATCTTCGCATGCAGCCTGGTTACGACCACAGCTACTACTTCATCTCAAGCTTCATTGATGAGCATATTGAGTTCCATGCCGCTTATCTAAAACAGTAG
- a CDS encoding sigma-54-dependent Fis family transcriptional regulator: MQIQHTNPTEWLTSSWHRSSEAGLKPRKLPDDIRLPNAMLKERRFHSSQLIETVQRMALPLFNQTFSRSDSRLILTDTDGVILASWGQKRFEEKFTSIALSSGACWKEQLKGTNAIGTALIEAKPVTIIGEQHFIHQHRFISCSASPIFDHQGQMVGILDITSEQQQHDSSVQLLVQNMVQLVENQLLNHIPQGSTRIDLACEKSLLHSGWQGIVIANEAGEVLAHNQVASQLLQQGSILGESIDQLFNRSESSFVFEKKSLNTPSPKRSRAITASCELHHGDQQIEQAWQQASKVIDKGISLLILGETGVGKGEFVKALHKQSQRNNSPLVAVNCGALPKDLIESELFGYAPGAFTGANKQGFKGKIRQADKGILFLDEIADMPLEAQCRLLHVLQDKSVVPVGSNQSYQVDCQIIAATHKDLTQLVETGQFRQDLYYRLNGLIFTLPSLSQRQDKRELIEAIYRKYAESEQTICSHLMSLFCSYPWPGNIRELDNLLKVSALMSSGEPQLKLEHVPLQLAEQLANQSPITSTQAPSNNDLQSTVEETLVQTYQANQGNISKTSRVLGISRNTIYRKLKRLGILQ; this comes from the coding sequence ATGCAGATTCAACATACAAATCCTACAGAGTGGCTAACTTCATCTTGGCATCGCAGCAGTGAGGCGGGATTAAAACCCAGAAAACTGCCCGACGACATTCGACTGCCAAATGCGATGCTCAAAGAGCGTCGTTTTCACTCATCGCAGCTCATTGAAACTGTGCAACGCATGGCCCTGCCGCTGTTTAACCAGACTTTTTCCCGTAGTGACAGCCGACTCATATTGACCGATACCGACGGGGTGATACTGGCGAGTTGGGGACAGAAGCGCTTTGAAGAGAAGTTCACCAGTATTGCATTGAGCTCAGGAGCGTGTTGGAAGGAACAACTCAAGGGCACCAATGCCATTGGCACCGCGCTAATTGAAGCCAAACCTGTGACGATTATTGGTGAACAACACTTCATTCATCAGCACCGTTTTATCAGTTGTTCAGCGAGTCCTATTTTTGATCATCAAGGGCAGATGGTCGGCATTTTAGATATCACCAGTGAGCAGCAGCAACACGACAGTTCAGTACAGTTGTTGGTGCAGAATATGGTCCAGTTGGTAGAGAACCAATTGCTCAACCACATTCCGCAAGGCTCCACTCGCATCGACCTCGCATGTGAAAAGTCACTGCTGCACAGCGGTTGGCAAGGCATTGTCATTGCTAATGAAGCGGGAGAGGTATTGGCACACAATCAAGTTGCATCACAGCTGTTGCAACAGGGCTCAATACTCGGTGAAAGTATTGACCAGCTCTTCAATCGATCTGAATCGTCTTTTGTGTTTGAGAAAAAAAGCCTCAACACACCCTCACCAAAACGCAGCCGCGCAATCACTGCCTCATGTGAGTTACACCATGGCGATCAACAGATAGAACAAGCGTGGCAACAAGCCAGTAAAGTCATAGATAAAGGCATCAGCCTTCTGATACTTGGAGAAACAGGTGTTGGTAAAGGCGAGTTTGTCAAAGCACTGCATAAGCAGAGTCAACGCAACAACAGTCCTTTGGTGGCCGTAAATTGTGGTGCCCTACCGAAAGATTTGATTGAGTCTGAGCTGTTTGGTTATGCGCCAGGGGCTTTTACTGGCGCAAACAAACAAGGTTTTAAAGGCAAGATCCGTCAAGCTGACAAAGGGATCTTATTTTTGGATGAGATTGCTGATATGCCGTTAGAAGCTCAGTGTCGTTTACTTCATGTCTTGCAGGACAAATCGGTAGTGCCAGTTGGTTCTAACCAAAGCTATCAAGTCGATTGCCAGATCATTGCAGCGACCCACAAGGACTTGACCCAGCTCGTCGAAACAGGTCAATTCAGACAAGATCTTTACTATCGTCTCAATGGTTTGATATTCACCCTACCAAGCCTCAGTCAAAGACAAGACAAACGCGAGTTGATTGAAGCCATCTATCGTAAATACGCAGAGTCAGAACAAACAATCTGTTCGCACCTGATGTCTCTGTTTTGCTCCTATCCGTGGCCGGGTAACATTCGTGAACTGGATAATCTACTCAAGGTATCCGCTTTAATGTCGAGCGGTGAGCCGCAACTAAAACTAGAGCATGTTCCTTTACAACTAGCCGAACAACTGGCGAATCAAAGCCCTATCACTAGCACTCAAGCGCCATCTAATAACGATCTGCAAAGCACAGTGGAAGAAACCTTAGTTCAAACCTATCAAGCGAACCAAGGCAACATCAGTAAAACGTCGAGGGTGCTTGGTATTAGTCGTAACACCATTTATCGCAAGCTTAAGCGACTGGGCATTTTGCAATAG
- a CDS encoding glutathione S-transferase family protein: protein MKLFIANQNYSSWSLRAWLILAQHNLDAEITKLTLFTPEFYETLSEVTPTAKVPTLVDDNITVWDSFAILEYINEAHLDGAAWPESASERAHARAISAEMHSGFFALREELPMNCRARRKVILSEAAKKDIERVDTLWSEQSEKYPDGWLFGEWSIADAMYAPLALRFRTYGIELSEAATRYQERVLNSPAIVRWLEEASLETDIVEEDEAGEPV, encoded by the coding sequence ATGAAACTCTTCATCGCTAATCAAAACTACTCTAGCTGGTCACTTCGTGCTTGGTTGATTTTAGCTCAGCACAACCTCGACGCCGAGATCACCAAACTGACACTATTTACGCCAGAATTCTACGAGACACTATCAGAGGTCACTCCAACTGCAAAAGTACCAACACTGGTCGATGACAACATCACAGTGTGGGATTCGTTTGCCATCTTAGAATACATCAACGAAGCGCATCTCGATGGTGCAGCATGGCCGGAGTCTGCATCAGAACGTGCCCATGCCCGAGCGATATCCGCAGAGATGCACTCTGGCTTTTTTGCTCTAAGAGAAGAGCTTCCGATGAACTGCCGAGCGCGTAGAAAAGTGATATTAAGTGAGGCGGCTAAGAAAGATATTGAGCGAGTGGATACCCTATGGTCCGAACAAAGCGAAAAATACCCTGACGGTTGGCTCTTCGGCGAGTGGTCTATCGCTGATGCCATGTATGCGCCTCTTGCTCTAAGGTTCAGAACCTATGGCATCGAACTTTCAGAAGCTGCGACTCGCTACCAAGAGCGTGTACTTAATAGTCCTGCCATTGTTAGGTGGTTAGAAGAAGCAAGCCTAGAGACAGATATCGTCGAAGAGGATGAAGCTGGAGAGCCGGTTTAA
- a CDS encoding nuclear transport factor 2 family protein yields the protein MNAKEVVVSFWEAMKSNNFARASEFLSEDFEGYWPQSGELTLGRDNFVAINSYYPAHGEWQFEIHSIVAEQNTVVTDVSITDGVQKARAVTFHTVESGLITHQKEFWPDPMEAQAWRSQWVKVI from the coding sequence ATGAATGCGAAAGAGGTGGTAGTTTCATTCTGGGAAGCAATGAAATCGAATAATTTTGCTAGAGCTAGTGAGTTTCTGAGTGAAGATTTTGAGGGCTACTGGCCGCAGTCTGGCGAGCTAACCTTAGGCCGAGATAACTTTGTTGCCATCAACAGCTACTATCCCGCTCATGGAGAGTGGCAGTTTGAGATTCATTCGATTGTTGCAGAGCAAAATACTGTGGTTACAGATGTTTCAATTACGGACGGAGTACAAAAGGCGCGCGCTGTCACTTTCCATACGGTAGAGAGCGGGCTTATTACTCATCAGAAAGAGTTCTGGCCAGATCCGATGGAAGCTCAAGCTTGGCGATCGCAGTGGGTCAAGGTAATCTAG